Proteins encoded in a region of the Scyliorhinus canicula chromosome 2, sScyCan1.1, whole genome shotgun sequence genome:
- the LOC119962165 gene encoding beta-crystallin A2: MTTQPMDIVGQWKITIWEEQNFQGKHCEFMLECPNIMERGFNKIRSIKVECGPWVGYEYPEFQGQQFILEKGDYPHWDAWSGNSGYRTEHLLSFRPIKCANHSDSKIILYENENFQGRKFELCDDYPSLQAMGWCNKEVASVKVSSGAWVGYQYPGYRGYQYIFERDRHNGEFKNYNEYSTQAHTNQMQSIRRIQH, translated from the exons ATGACAACCCAACCAATGGACATCGTGGGACAGTGGAAGATCACTATCTGGGAAGAGCAAAACTTCCAGGGAAAGCATTGCGAGTTTATGCTGGAATGCCCAAACATCATGGAGCGGGGATTCAACAAGATCCGATCCATTAAGGTGGAATGTGGACC CTGGGTCGGTTATGAGTATCCAGAGTTCCAGGGACAGCAGTTCATTCTGGAGAAGGGCGACTACCCACACTGGGATGCCTGGAGTGGTAACAGTGGCTACAGAACAGAGCACCTGCTTTCTTTCCGGCCAATCAAATGTGCC aaccacagtGACAGCAAGATCATCCTTTACGAGAATGAGAACTTCCAAGGCCGTAAATTTGAGTTGTGCGATGACTACCcctctctgcaggccatgggctGGTGTAATAAGGAGGTTGCTTCCGTCAAGGTCAGCTCTGGAGC ATGGGTTGGCTACCAGTACCCAGGATACAGGGGCTACCAGTACATCTTTGAAAGAGACAGGCACAACGGTGAGTTCAAGAACTACAATGAGTACAGCACCCAGGCCCATACCAACCAGATGCAATCTATCCGCCGAATCCAGCACTAA